A genomic stretch from uncultured Pseudodesulfovibrio sp. includes:
- a CDS encoding SLC13 family permease — translation METAQAAKPSFDWKRLMFMLIGVALFGFVYFSPAWPDAIDPMGQHFPLPMEAKGAIAVFLLAGTWWVFEVVPIGVTSLMIGILQVMFLIRPAKVAFKDFMDPSVLFIFASIMIGLVFTKTGLTKRLAYKMLDVVGERTSMIYLGVFVVTAALTHIMAHTAVAATIYPLLLAIYALYGEGDKPTKFGKGLFIGMAYVAGAGSIVTLLGAARGAVALGFYKEIVNVDIGFFELSYYMAPIGWAMTFLLWGFFMIVCKPEKDRIPGLREKARELNAKMGSLTRDEILAAIIVGAVICIMSLRSFVPALQAVDKTAIILCSSVLFFVFKILDLKDLEDIPWNIILLFAGAMSIGFCLWETGAAKWMAVNWLVMFQEANWFVFIMSIAFFVMMMTNFIMNVAAIAISLPVALVIAPYLGVAPEVILYASLVVAGMPFLLLVGAAPNAIAYDSGQFTTGEFFKWGVPASILLMALVGLAILVIWPLMGMPITVSAGG, via the coding sequence ATGGAAACAGCTCAAGCAGCCAAACCATCTTTCGACTGGAAACGCCTGATGTTCATGCTCATCGGCGTCGCATTATTCGGTTTTGTTTATTTCTCTCCAGCCTGGCCAGATGCCATCGACCCCATGGGTCAGCACTTTCCCTTGCCCATGGAGGCCAAAGGTGCCATTGCCGTCTTCCTGCTGGCCGGCACTTGGTGGGTCTTTGAAGTCGTGCCAATCGGTGTCACATCATTAATGATTGGTATCCTTCAGGTCATGTTCCTGATTCGCCCGGCCAAAGTGGCGTTCAAGGACTTCATGGACCCCTCAGTTCTCTTTATTTTCGCCTCCATCATGATCGGTCTGGTTTTCACCAAAACCGGCCTGACCAAACGACTCGCATATAAAATGCTTGATGTCGTCGGCGAACGCACCTCAATGATTTACCTCGGCGTCTTTGTCGTTACGGCCGCCTTGACACACATCATGGCGCATACAGCTGTTGCAGCCACCATCTATCCTCTGCTGCTCGCAATCTACGCCCTCTACGGAGAAGGCGACAAGCCGACTAAATTCGGTAAAGGCTTGTTTATCGGTATGGCTTACGTAGCCGGTGCCGGTTCAATCGTTACCCTGCTCGGCGCAGCCCGTGGCGCAGTTGCCCTTGGTTTCTACAAGGAAATCGTCAACGTGGACATCGGCTTCTTTGAGCTGAGCTACTACATGGCACCTATCGGTTGGGCCATGACTTTCCTGCTGTGGGGCTTCTTCATGATCGTATGCAAGCCTGAAAAAGACCGCATTCCTGGCCTGCGCGAAAAAGCCCGTGAACTTAACGCAAAAATGGGCAGCCTGACCCGTGATGAAATCCTGGCTGCCATCATCGTCGGTGCTGTTATCTGCATCATGTCCTTACGTTCCTTTGTCCCGGCCCTCCAGGCTGTTGACAAAACCGCCATCATCCTCTGCTCTTCGGTTCTCTTCTTTGTCTTCAAGATCCTTGATCTGAAAGACCTCGAAGATATTCCCTGGAACATCATCCTGCTGTTTGCAGGCGCAATGTCCATCGGCTTCTGCCTCTGGGAGACCGGTGCAGCCAAGTGGATGGCCGTCAACTGGCTGGTCATGTTCCAGGAAGCAAACTGGTTCGTCTTTATCATGTCCATCGCCTTCTTTGTCATGATGATGACCAACTTCATCATGAACGTGGCCGCCATCGCGATATCGCTGCCGGTTGCTCTCGTGATCGCGCCCTACCTCGGCGTGGCTCCCGAAGTCATCCTGTACGCGTCTCTGGTTGTTGCCGGCATGCCCTTCCTGCTCCTCGTCGGTGCGGCTCCCAATGCCATTGCCTACGACTCCGGACAGTTCACCACTGGTGAATTCTTCAAATGGGGTGTACCCGCTTCCATCCTGCTGATGGCCCTTGTGGGTCTGGCCATTCTTGTCATCTGGCCGCTCATGGGCATGCCCATAACGGTGTCGGCAGGCGGTTAA
- a CDS encoding sigma 54-interacting transcriptional regulator: MPIADPTVLIHNLTDKKGLTALLDLLPLGVAIMDKEGTLLAVNRAYEDITGVEASRILGIKCLHALRCDFCIKDCPVMAEWKDRTAQTVEANILNRNREKVFVNLTLAPLIADDNTIQGVIETITPSGGGPLDEVTGHVLGLGELVGRSPQVRKIFAMTPSIAQTDSPILITGETGTGKDMLAEEIHNESDRDGPFVKVNCGALPDPLLESELFGHNKNAFPGADQAKQGRLRMAHGGTLFITEIGDLPMSLQTKLLAYMDDHVVRPMGSTKGVRTDVRIMAASNIDLEEAVRNKTFRQDLLYRLNVIRLHLPPLRERGEDLLLLQDHFLKMFQLRYKKKVERFSKNVENLLKSYAFPGNIRELRNLIEYAINFCDTPVIRMRHLPGYILHGHGLPENLVTTPDEQRPHSPGEVRMARPERWEDVQRKMILDALIKTSGRKQQAAELLGWGRSTLWRKMKHFGIE; this comes from the coding sequence ATGCCCATAGCCGATCCCACTGTGCTCATACACAACCTGACGGACAAGAAAGGGCTTACCGCACTGTTGGACCTCCTGCCACTCGGCGTTGCCATCATGGACAAGGAAGGCACTTTGCTTGCGGTCAACAGAGCCTATGAAGACATTACAGGCGTTGAAGCAAGCCGGATTCTCGGTATCAAATGTCTCCACGCATTACGGTGCGACTTCTGCATAAAAGACTGCCCGGTGATGGCGGAATGGAAAGACCGGACAGCTCAAACTGTAGAAGCCAATATCCTTAACAGAAACAGGGAAAAGGTCTTCGTCAACCTTACTCTTGCCCCGCTCATAGCCGATGACAACACCATACAGGGTGTCATCGAAACCATCACGCCAAGCGGCGGCGGGCCACTCGACGAAGTCACGGGCCATGTTCTAGGGCTTGGCGAACTTGTGGGACGCAGTCCACAGGTTCGTAAAATATTTGCCATGACCCCATCGATTGCCCAGACAGATTCCCCGATACTCATTACAGGTGAAACCGGCACGGGCAAAGACATGCTGGCCGAAGAAATCCATAACGAATCGGATCGGGACGGCCCATTCGTCAAAGTCAATTGTGGCGCTCTGCCAGACCCACTCCTTGAATCCGAGCTCTTCGGACACAACAAAAACGCCTTTCCAGGCGCAGACCAGGCTAAACAGGGACGATTACGCATGGCGCACGGCGGCACGCTGTTTATCACAGAGATAGGCGATCTCCCCATGTCGCTACAGACAAAACTCCTTGCCTACATGGACGACCATGTAGTTCGCCCCATGGGGTCCACCAAGGGAGTCCGTACAGATGTTCGCATCATGGCAGCCAGTAACATCGATCTGGAAGAGGCTGTCAGGAACAAAACATTTCGTCAGGATCTCCTATACCGGCTCAATGTCATCCGACTTCATCTCCCCCCCCTAAGAGAACGAGGTGAAGATCTTCTCCTCCTTCAGGACCACTTCCTGAAAATGTTCCAACTCCGATACAAGAAAAAAGTGGAGCGCTTCTCCAAGAACGTGGAGAACCTGCTCAAGTCCTATGCCTTCCCCGGCAATATCCGCGAATTACGAAATCTCATCGAATATGCCATCAACTTCTGTGACACTCCAGTCATCCGCATGCGCCACCTGCCAGGCTACATCCTGCACGGCCATGGCCTACCGGAGAATCTTGTAACCACCCCTGACGAACAACGCCCACACAGTCCGGGCGAAGTCAGAATGGCCCGTCCTGAACGATGGGAAGATGTTCAACGAAAAATGATATTGGATGCTCTCATCAAGACCAGCGGACGCAAGCAACAAGCAGCTGAACTCCTCGGATGGGGGCGCAGCACCTTATGGCGCAAGATGAAACATTTCGGCATAGAGTAA
- a CDS encoding dinitrogenase iron-molybdenum cofactor biosynthesis protein, producing MEKILIPLIGNELAPRFDTSLEVLIVSVTRETSAMGKINEKVVILDAPSSEAMYRMVMSENIKTIICAGLEKEIFDFLKRKRIEVIDNVCGPVDAILEAYLMGNLSSGQSYY from the coding sequence ATGGAAAAGATCCTTATCCCCCTCATAGGCAACGAGCTGGCTCCCAGATTCGACACGTCCCTTGAAGTGCTCATTGTTTCGGTAACCAGGGAAACAAGCGCCATGGGAAAAATCAATGAAAAAGTCGTCATCCTTGATGCCCCTTCAAGCGAAGCCATGTATAGAATGGTCATGTCAGAAAACATAAAAACTATCATCTGCGCAGGCCTAGAAAAAGAAATCTTCGACTTTCTGAAACGTAAACGAATCGAGGTAATAGACAACGTCTGTGGTCCTGTTGACGCTATTCTTGAAGCATATCTCATGGGGAATCTTTCATCAGGACAAAGCTATTATTGA
- a CDS encoding pyruvate ferredoxin oxidoreductase, with protein MKYHFAYPITPATDVMKRMAVILPDYGGAMMQMESELAVSSALAGAAASGTLVATSSSGPGLTLMHEAIGFMCAAELPCIMLDSMRVGPGDGDILGAQSDYFVATRGGGHGDYHTIVMAPASGQEIADIMPHGVRLAYKYRTPVLFVVDGVSAQMTESTTLPAFNDYSAEFDTSDWAFTGTQDHPKRALITGSYSHQDGYEMNEMLRAKYEVIRENEQMWEAEQVEDADLVVAAFGIHGRMCRDLVVKMRAAGKKVGFIRPITLWPFPDQAFAALPDSVKNILVVEMNHGQMIDDVKLAVNGRIPVHFLGKTGGDMPMNTLAEMIAEADRILGE; from the coding sequence GTGAAATATCACTTTGCTTACCCGATCACTCCGGCAACGGATGTTATGAAGCGAATGGCCGTGATCTTGCCGGACTACGGCGGTGCTATGATGCAGATGGAAAGTGAACTGGCAGTCTCCAGCGCTTTGGCGGGTGCCGCTGCTTCGGGTACGCTTGTGGCAACGTCAAGTTCTGGGCCGGGTCTGACCCTTATGCATGAAGCCATAGGATTCATGTGTGCAGCAGAGTTGCCTTGTATCATGCTCGATTCCATGCGTGTCGGCCCCGGAGACGGTGACATACTTGGTGCTCAGAGCGACTATTTTGTCGCGACGCGAGGCGGAGGACACGGAGATTACCATACTATAGTCATGGCCCCGGCCTCAGGGCAGGAAATTGCAGACATCATGCCTCATGGTGTGCGGTTGGCATACAAGTACAGGACGCCGGTTCTCTTCGTGGTCGACGGTGTTAGTGCCCAGATGACAGAGTCCACCACACTTCCTGCCTTCAATGATTATTCCGCTGAATTTGACACTTCTGACTGGGCCTTCACCGGCACACAGGATCATCCGAAACGTGCTCTTATCACGGGAAGCTATTCTCATCAGGATGGCTATGAAATGAATGAGATGCTTCGCGCCAAGTATGAAGTCATCCGTGAAAACGAGCAAATGTGGGAAGCTGAACAAGTGGAGGATGCCGATCTGGTGGTTGCCGCTTTCGGTATTCATGGCCGCATGTGCAGAGATCTGGTCGTTAAAATGAGAGCTGCGGGTAAAAAGGTTGGATTCATTCGGCCTATCACGTTGTGGCCTTTCCCAGATCAGGCATTTGCTGCATTACCTGATTCTGTGAAAAACATTCTGGTGGTTGAAATGAACCATGGGCAGATGATTGATGATGTCAAACTGGCCGTCAATGGACGAATCCCTGTTCATTTTCTGGGTAAGACCGGCGGCGACATGCCCATGAACACCCTGGCAGAAATGATTGCCGAAGCAGACAGAATCCTGGGGGAATAA
- a CDS encoding CBS domain-containing protein, with translation MKIKDLMTPVEDYQTLDLDASLGDIASALHDSKHRDILIVDKSGAFAGVVTMTDIIIALEPSYKKLNKHDLGSDILSNRFVAEQFKEFNLWTNSLTDLCSQSLDLKAKDIMHVPEDGHYVDEESELEHGVHLYIINAPQPLIVRNNGTVKGILRMADVFDEIINRMSACAS, from the coding sequence ATGAAAATCAAAGACCTGATGACTCCGGTAGAGGATTACCAGACCCTTGATCTGGATGCCTCTCTGGGTGACATCGCAAGTGCTTTGCACGACAGCAAACATCGCGACATTCTCATTGTAGACAAAAGCGGCGCTTTTGCCGGCGTGGTTACCATGACCGATATTATTATCGCGTTGGAACCCAGCTACAAGAAGCTTAACAAACACGATCTTGGCAGTGACATCCTGTCCAACCGTTTCGTGGCTGAGCAGTTCAAGGAATTCAACCTTTGGACCAATTCATTGACTGACCTCTGTAGCCAGAGCCTCGACCTCAAGGCCAAAGATATAATGCATGTCCCTGAAGACGGTCATTATGTTGATGAAGAAAGCGAACTCGAACATGGCGTACACCTGTACATCATTAATGCTCCACAGCCCTTGATCGTTCGCAACAACGGCACCGTGAAGGGAATCCTCCGCATGGCCGACGTCTTTGATGAAATCATTAATCGCATGAGCGCCTGTGCCAGCTAG
- a CDS encoding transferase, protein MEKLEALFDHIAARVNVNLKPMGIDVRPLLNNAIPRESHLLYYAFYALTEDHPISFRFTNSNLSGSYFLGKTQVDRSVLYKSDIRGDELKQKGDVVEFNGVKTKLFYDEVIRITNSFLVKTLVHNHSKNPEIPEVFRILNTVAMHYSNIHGTTTEGVYLGPFSTVDLSVMHNCVVGDFAYVQAGDLSRVNIEPGRIWLKSGNLFEFNYVYPEGVVEQYVKLDQNGKLTGKFVEYVDDFKEDFVPIYSTATPETDVVIPESAYVSPYAVIKGHCEIGNNALIVQRAHIENSIIGAGANAQENCYIKDSIFEGNNVTAHGGKVIYTRNGKNVFVGFNSFVHGTKSCPIIIGQDSIVMPHTIIDAEEPITIPENSAVWGYITRQADLATQCVSLDDLAKTTEITLGNATFKGDGMAFVEAFKHRIDHIREENGAYYDGTDKTRGHAQKTQDACFNILQPFQSGPEAGMYPTMTIGD, encoded by the coding sequence ATGGAAAAGCTCGAAGCACTCTTTGATCACATCGCGGCCCGGGTTAACGTCAACTTGAAGCCCATGGGTATTGACGTTCGTCCCCTGCTCAACAATGCCATACCCAGAGAGAGCCATCTCCTCTACTATGCGTTTTATGCTTTGACCGAAGACCATCCGATAAGCTTCAGATTCACCAACTCCAATCTCTCCGGCTCATATTTCCTGGGCAAAACCCAGGTTGACCGTTCCGTTCTCTATAAATCTGATATTCGCGGTGACGAACTCAAACAGAAAGGTGACGTGGTTGAATTCAACGGGGTTAAGACCAAACTATTCTACGACGAGGTAATCCGTATTACCAACTCGTTCCTGGTCAAAACTCTGGTGCATAACCATTCCAAGAATCCGGAAATCCCCGAAGTATTCCGCATCCTCAACACGGTTGCCATGCATTATTCCAATATCCATGGCACAACCACTGAAGGCGTCTACCTCGGCCCATTCTCAACGGTTGACCTTTCGGTTATGCACAACTGCGTGGTCGGCGACTTTGCCTATGTTCAGGCAGGCGACCTTTCCCGGGTAAATATCGAACCGGGACGTATCTGGCTCAAATCCGGTAACTTGTTCGAATTCAACTACGTTTACCCTGAAGGCGTCGTTGAACAATATGTCAAACTCGACCAAAATGGCAAACTGACTGGTAAATTCGTGGAATATGTAGACGACTTTAAAGAAGACTTCGTCCCCATTTATTCAACGGCTACCCCAGAAACGGATGTCGTTATCCCCGAATCCGCCTATGTCAGCCCGTATGCAGTTATCAAAGGACATTGCGAAATAGGCAACAACGCCCTTATCGTGCAGCGAGCCCATATTGAAAACTCCATCATCGGTGCAGGAGCAAATGCGCAGGAGAACTGCTACATCAAGGATTCCATTTTCGAAGGCAACAACGTCACCGCCCACGGTGGCAAGGTCATTTATACTCGCAATGGCAAGAATGTCTTTGTGGGATTCAACTCTTTCGTCCATGGCACAAAATCCTGCCCCATCATCATTGGTCAGGATTCCATCGTCATGCCACACACTATAATTGATGCCGAAGAGCCTATTACGATACCAGAGAACTCAGCAGTCTGGGGATACATTACCAGGCAAGCTGATCTGGCAACACAATGCGTCAGTTTGGACGATCTGGCAAAAACAACCGAAATAACCCTAGGCAATGCCACATTCAAGGGAGATGGCATGGCTTTTGTAGAGGCTTTCAAGCATCGCATAGATCACATTCGTGAAGAAAACGGTGCATATTACGACGGCACGGATAAAACCCGCGGCCACGCGCAGAAGACTCAGGACGCATGCTTCAATATTCTCCAGCCCTTCCAGTCCGGGCCGGAAGCAGGCATGTACCCTACCATGACAATCGGCGACTAA
- a CDS encoding IclR family transcriptional regulator encodes MSQNDKYYMMRSLEKALFVIETMATNNHWKLKTLNEACSIPKGTLQRILRTLEELGYVHQVERGGAYALTLKFHKLGKQIASQSNLASVMQPVLQKLRDNVNETVNLSILSGTDMVVVHQITSSHALQMDSIIGTSFPAYVSASGKVFLAFSSDDELRNFIKDLRRSNSDINTDKINMIYKEIESIREIGIGLDFEELFQGIRCIAAPVFNDSGTIIATISCSVPTVRLDRSFSQKLLREIPQAAAEASRLFQAPETTFNLDIDAIAESLVKP; translated from the coding sequence ATGTCACAGAACGACAAGTATTATATGATGCGCTCTTTGGAAAAGGCTCTTTTTGTCATTGAAACAATGGCCACAAATAACCATTGGAAGCTGAAAACGCTGAACGAAGCCTGCTCCATCCCCAAAGGGACTTTGCAACGCATTTTGCGGACACTGGAAGAGTTGGGGTATGTGCACCAAGTTGAGCGTGGCGGGGCGTATGCCTTGACACTGAAATTCCACAAACTGGGCAAGCAGATAGCCTCCCAGAGCAATCTGGCATCCGTGATGCAACCCGTTCTTCAAAAATTACGCGATAACGTCAATGAAACAGTCAACCTGAGCATTCTTTCCGGCACAGACATGGTGGTTGTTCATCAAATAACTTCCAGCCACGCCTTGCAGATGGATTCAATCATTGGAACATCCTTTCCCGCATACGTTTCGGCTTCAGGGAAAGTCTTCTTGGCTTTTTCATCTGATGACGAGCTCCGTAACTTTATCAAGGACTTAAGGCGCAGCAATTCCGATATTAATACTGACAAGATAAATATGATTTATAAAGAAATCGAATCCATCCGCGAAATAGGAATTGGATTGGATTTTGAAGAATTATTCCAGGGAATACGATGCATCGCCGCACCTGTGTTCAACGATTCGGGGACAATCATTGCTACAATAAGTTGTTCCGTGCCCACTGTGCGTCTGGACCGATCATTTTCCCAGAAGCTCCTTCGGGAGATACCACAGGCAGCAGCTGAAGCATCCAGGCTTTTTCAGGCACCGGAAACAACATTCAATCTGGATATTGATGCGATTGCCGAATCACTTGTAAAACCTTAG
- a CDS encoding BCCT family transporter, giving the protein MPEVSKFDERRKLNHYTFWPGFTLLLVGITLGLGYTEGLAATLRTIMDWIHINFGWLEVSLGIIIVMFTVGIAFSPIGNIRLGGKDAQPEFTFWQWFALSLCGCIGIGILFWAMGEPIFHMMQPPLSLHITPGSKDAGVFAIAQTTLHWTIAQYCFYTICGVAIALVGYNRNYPLSVAAGMYAIFPDKWRPVLAPTVHAICLFSLCCAIATSMGAGLMQIGSGTGQIFDYTPGPVTWGVAAAIIIPIYVLSSYSGLKKGMRILSSGTTKAFFFFMALVLFMGPTLFILGIGVESFGYFANNFFRNSTLLNTMQIADVWPMNWLVPYMEIFFIFAPLLGHFLARMGKGRTIRQFILVNIIPPTIFCHFWIATFGGTAVFFQWSGLVDVWSGIQQFGMESMVYILLSQFPFSKILMGMFVITIVFSFATMTDSLVATLAIISTKGVRASEEPPKRLKIVWGVVTGLIAFVLCISGGIEPVRGLISLAGFPMMIFTFAMCISLVKDGIHILKQPNWLDKEPEDS; this is encoded by the coding sequence ATGCCAGAGGTAAGCAAATTTGATGAAAGAAGAAAACTCAATCACTATACCTTCTGGCCAGGGTTCACACTTTTACTCGTCGGAATAACTCTAGGACTTGGGTACACTGAAGGCCTTGCAGCAACCCTGCGTACCATCATGGACTGGATTCACATAAATTTCGGCTGGCTAGAAGTCTCTCTGGGCATCATTATTGTTATGTTTACTGTCGGGATTGCCTTTTCCCCCATAGGCAATATTCGACTCGGTGGTAAAGACGCCCAACCAGAATTCACTTTCTGGCAATGGTTTGCTCTTTCTCTTTGTGGATGTATCGGCATCGGCATTCTCTTTTGGGCCATGGGTGAGCCAATCTTTCACATGATGCAACCACCGTTAAGCCTGCATATCACCCCGGGATCAAAAGATGCCGGAGTCTTTGCCATAGCACAAACGACCTTGCACTGGACCATAGCTCAATACTGTTTTTACACTATCTGCGGTGTCGCTATTGCCCTTGTAGGGTATAATCGTAATTATCCTCTATCCGTTGCCGCTGGAATGTACGCCATTTTCCCTGACAAATGGCGTCCCGTTCTCGCACCAACGGTTCACGCGATCTGTCTTTTCTCCCTTTGTTGCGCCATTGCTACTAGCATGGGTGCCGGTCTCATGCAGATCGGAAGCGGCACAGGCCAGATATTTGATTATACTCCCGGCCCTGTCACCTGGGGTGTTGCTGCTGCGATCATTATTCCAATTTATGTTTTATCCTCTTATTCCGGCCTCAAAAAAGGAATGCGAATCCTGTCGTCAGGAACCACCAAGGCTTTTTTCTTTTTTATGGCACTTGTCCTTTTTATGGGACCCACGCTGTTTATTCTTGGCATCGGAGTTGAATCATTCGGCTATTTTGCAAATAATTTTTTCCGAAACAGCACCCTGCTCAACACCATGCAGATAGCGGACGTATGGCCGATGAATTGGCTTGTTCCATATATGGAAATCTTTTTTATCTTCGCACCGTTACTGGGACATTTTCTAGCTCGGATGGGAAAGGGAAGAACTATCCGGCAGTTCATTCTGGTAAACATCATTCCACCAACGATCTTCTGCCATTTCTGGATAGCAACGTTTGGCGGTACAGCTGTATTCTTCCAGTGGAGCGGGCTGGTTGATGTTTGGTCAGGCATACAGCAATTCGGCATGGAGTCGATGGTATATATTCTTCTTTCTCAATTCCCCTTCAGCAAAATTCTGATGGGAATGTTTGTCATCACCATTGTCTTTTCATTTGCCACCATGACTGACTCTCTTGTCGCTACACTGGCAATCATATCTACCAAAGGCGTTCGAGCAAGCGAGGAACCCCCAAAAAGACTGAAAATTGTCTGGGGTGTTGTCACCGGACTCATCGCCTTTGTCCTTTGTATCTCCGGAGGGATTGAACCAGTCCGCGGCCTGATATCACTCGCGGGGTTCCCCATGATGATATTCACATTTGCCATGTGTATTTCATTGGTAAAAGACGGTATACACATACTGAAACAACCCAACTGGCTGGACAAAGAGCCAGAAGACAGTTAA
- a CDS encoding methyl-accepting chemotaxis protein, whose amino-acid sequence MSLALIGPLLVAVILATQQVIQIQDSEEQAIIDQSRAVILMAEAARQEMSSKLDMGVITPFDQLKHSKEKLLEAIPVITAIKMAKRQSEELDFQFRVPKVGPRNPENTPTPLEERILAELKAQDLTEKVLIEENQIRYFRAIRLTKECLYCHGNAKGDIDPTGGIKEGWKTGEIHGAFQIISSLEKAKANILKAKLYTAGGTLLILLLIGVVVWLLVKVTIVNPLFRIRTFAQDVASGDLEATPQGTFSAELGVVKNGIETMVDNLKAKMFEAAEQKEEAETAKTKAEIAMEEAREHEAKATTLLTKMQRVAEEASLIVEQVTSAADELSSQADQVSHGADVQRDRTTQTATAMEEMNATVLEVARNSANSAESATNARTQAQNGAIVVREATTAIREVYELTATLKASMGKLGEQTTDIGQIMNVIEDIADQTNLLALNAAIEAARAGEAGRGFAVVADEVRKLAEKTMAATKEVGDAIQVIQNGAASNIKSVDTAAHAVEQATELANQSGESLDRIVAFADETSGQVQSIATAAEEQSAASEEINRAVDDINQIAFETAEGMNQSAEAINELARLANELRSLIKEMNE is encoded by the coding sequence ATGTCCCTCGCCCTGATTGGACCTCTGCTTGTTGCCGTCATACTTGCAACGCAACAGGTTATCCAGATTCAGGACAGCGAAGAACAGGCAATAATCGATCAAAGTCGCGCAGTAATTCTCATGGCTGAGGCTGCTCGACAGGAAATGTCGAGCAAACTGGATATGGGAGTTATCACCCCTTTTGACCAATTGAAGCACTCCAAGGAGAAACTCCTTGAAGCGATTCCTGTCATTACTGCCATCAAGATGGCAAAACGTCAGTCCGAGGAACTTGATTTTCAATTCCGGGTGCCCAAAGTCGGCCCTCGCAACCCCGAGAACACACCGACTCCGCTGGAAGAACGTATCCTTGCTGAACTCAAGGCACAAGACCTCACAGAAAAGGTTCTGATCGAAGAAAATCAGATCCGTTATTTTCGCGCTATCCGGCTGACCAAAGAATGTCTGTACTGTCACGGGAATGCCAAAGGTGACATCGACCCTACCGGCGGCATCAAGGAAGGATGGAAAACCGGCGAAATTCACGGCGCATTCCAAATCATATCTTCACTGGAAAAGGCCAAAGCGAATATTCTCAAGGCAAAACTGTATACGGCAGGTGGAACCCTACTGATTTTACTGCTCATCGGAGTGGTTGTCTGGCTTTTGGTCAAAGTAACGATTGTCAATCCTTTGTTCCGCATCCGTACTTTTGCGCAAGATGTGGCATCAGGAGATCTTGAGGCCACGCCACAAGGCACTTTCTCAGCCGAACTTGGCGTTGTGAAGAATGGCATCGAAACAATGGTCGACAACCTCAAAGCCAAGATGTTTGAAGCCGCTGAACAAAAAGAAGAGGCCGAAACAGCCAAGACCAAGGCCGAAATAGCAATGGAAGAAGCCAGGGAACATGAAGCAAAAGCCACAACTCTACTGACCAAGATGCAACGTGTTGCAGAGGAAGCATCACTGATCGTGGAACAGGTTACTTCAGCGGCCGATGAACTCTCATCCCAGGCGGATCAAGTAAGCCACGGAGCGGACGTTCAACGAGACCGAACGACCCAAACAGCAACAGCCATGGAAGAAATGAACGCAACGGTTCTTGAAGTCGCAAGAAACTCAGCCAACTCGGCAGAATCTGCGACCAACGCAAGAACACAGGCCCAGAATGGCGCCATAGTTGTCCGCGAAGCCACCACAGCCATTCGCGAGGTCTACGAACTGACCGCCACACTCAAGGCATCCATGGGTAAGCTTGGTGAACAAACCACTGATATCGGTCAGATCATGAATGTCATTGAAGACATTGCAGATCAGACCAATCTACTCGCGCTGAATGCGGCCATCGAAGCTGCACGGGCGGGGGAAGCGGGACGAGGATTTGCTGTTGTCGCCGACGAAGTCCGCAAACTGGCAGAGAAAACCATGGCTGCTACCAAGGAAGTGGGCGACGCCATCCAGGTCATTCAAAACGGCGCAGCATCCAATATCAAGAGCGTCGACACCGCCGCGCACGCTGTAGAACAGGCGACTGAGCTTGCCAATCAATCCGGAGAATCCCTGGATCGCATCGTGGCTTTCGCCGATGAAACATCCGGACAGGTTCAATCCATTGCAACAGCAGCCGAAGAACAGTCCGCTGCCTCCGAAGAGATCAACAGAGCAGTGGATGACATCAACCAAATTGCTTTTGAAACCGCCGAAGGCATGAATCAATCCGCAGAGGCCATCAACGAACTGGCCCGACTGGCCAACGAGTTGCGCTCCCTCATCAAAGAAATGAACGAATAG